The bacterium genome includes the window TAAACAGGGCAAGGTTTACGCGCTGCCGGACCGGGACGGCGACGGCCGCGCCGACGCCGTCGCGACGGTCGCCGAAGACCTGAACAACCCCAACGGCGTCGCGTTCCGCGGCGGCGCGCTGTACGTCGCCGAAATCCACCGCGTAATCAGGTTCGACGGCGTCGAAGGCCGGCTGGACGACCCGCCGGCGCCGGCCGTCGTCAACGACACCTTCCCGCGAGACGAGTGGCACGGTTGGAAGTTCATCCGGTTCGGCCCGGACGGTAAACTCTACGTCCCGGTGGGGGCGCCGTGCAACGTATGCGAACGCGCCGACGAGCGCTACGCGTCGGTAATGCGGATGAACGCGGACGGCTCCGAGCTCGAGGTATTCGCCTCCGGCGTCCGCAATACCGTCGGCTTCGACTGGCACCCCGAGACGGGCGAGCTGTGGTTTACGGACAACGGCCGCGACTGGATGGGGGACAACGTACCGCCCGACGAGCTCAACCGGGCGCCGACGGCCGGCCTGCACTTCGGCTTCCCGTACGTCCACGGGAAAGACACCCTAGACCCGAAGTACGGGAAGAAGGGAAAGCCGCCGTCGTTCACGCCGCCGGCGCGGGAACTCGGGCCCCACGTAGCCGCTCTCGGCATGCGGTTCTATACCGGCGAGACGTTCCCGCCCGCGTACCGCGGCCGGATATTCATCGCCGAGCACGGCTCCTGGAACCGGACGACCCCCATCGGCT containing:
- a CDS encoding sorbosone dehydrogenase family protein, whose product is MRFGGSRTSGRFARDTFARAGFYGAAAAGITAAFLTAACGFVDKTPPPTDAAPLADGAPAAVATEDWGHGLPIDEIKLPPGFRVGVYAYPVPGARSLALGEKGTLFVGTRKQGKVYALPDRDGDGRADAVATVAEDLNNPNGVAFRGGALYVAEIHRVIRFDGVEGRLDDPPAPAVVNDTFPRDEWHGWKFIRFGPDGKLYVPVGAPCNVCERADERYASVMRMNADGSELEVFASGVRNTVGFDWHPETGELWFTDNGRDWMGDNVPPDELNRAPTAGLHFGFPYVHGKDTLDPKYGKKGKPPSFTPPARELGPHVAALGMRFYTGETFPPAYRGRIFIAEHGSWNRTTPIGYRVTSVRLDGDSAVSYEVFAEGWLQGRKAWGRPVDVLVAPDGALLVSDDKAGAVYRITYEG